The genomic segment TATATGTAATTAAAGACTGTGTCCTAACACACATGAACATCAGGACAAATAAAGACTGTACAAACAGCCTAAACATTCTTGTTTCATAAATATTAAGAATGTTGTTTTGATATATTACTGTTTTTTGAGACACACGTATTTTAAGTGTGAATCAATATGTACTGACTACACATACTCAGGAAATGCATTGCAAAGGTTGGAGAGAGGTGAGAGCATTACCTTtcgtttattttttttctgtactgcaGCATGAGGTCAGCTAGATAAAGCAGCATTCAATATTGAAAACCAGTTAATCAGGGAAACACTATGTTCCCTTCAGTTGGTCAACTAATCGCATCAGACCACTCATCTATTTCCaattcagatttgttttaaaagcttatCTGAAATCTACTTTTTACTTCTAGCATTCAGttctttttcctaaataatgcattcagaagaaaagcaaagaaaaatatataattcagGGAAATGTTAAAAAGGGTACAGAATGCAAGaactatttgttttcattatccATCACTAATTTTCTGTCTTGCCACTTGTCAAACGACTCCACATTACTATTCCCTTCTGTAAAGCAAAGATACTCcctgaattttaaagaaaattaggAAAGGGACATGAAAGGGAAGAATTTGGCGTAAGGAAGGGAgatttaataaacatttttttcttaccctGGATCTTTTTACTGCAGGCATTCAGGATGGGAATGGAACAATAATTCATTGCAACAAGACCCAAAAACACACGCCGAGCATTTAGGTAAGTCAGGTGGTCAATCTCTTTCAAAACTGCCATCTAAAGTGAATTAGAGTTTATTAAATCCTTTGTTCTTCACATGTTACCACCGCTTTATCGTGAAGGAATCTTCACCAAAACTTTCCCAAATTCATTAGCCTGTCCAgacttaaatgaaagaaaaaggagcaacaaaaagcaaaagcgTAAAGTAACTTCTTTCAAATTCTCAATACACAATCAGAAGAGATCAAGTGTTCTCTAGCTGGGTCACTATGTCATTTCCCAGCAATTTGCCtttgtatggatttttttttttaaagaagtctcAGTAAAACTTACTTCCAAATACTATGACACCATATACTAACTcttaaaaaagcagcagaaatataaTTAGCACAGTCGATTTACTTTATATGACTGCAGTTACTATTCTGGACATGTGCAAGAGCTGTAAGCTTTCAGCACGATCCAACAGCACACTGAGTGGCATATCTTTAATACGAACACCCAGCTACTAATGTGAACAGAGGCACAGATGATGGCGCAGAACAGACTTCATTTACAGAAGCAGCAGTTAAACTGATATAAGTGACAGTAGAAATGAGACTACAGAGTTTAACTTTACTGGttattaaaatgcaatattCTTACTGCATGTCTATTAACGGGTAAATACAAAATGCATCTACAATAGAAATTACACAGTATTTCATCAGTTTTCCAGCCACAGGTTGGGCAAGGGAATCACAGAACAGCCTATAAGTGCTTCTATGAAATACCATCTGGCCAACCCAAACAAAAGGTGAAGGCACTGCTAATTTACTGTCTCAACTCCTTTTATACCATCTCCATTGCTTCCTGCCCCCTTTCATGCGGTGATATTCCCAACTCCAAATTTAAGTTCCTCTTGCAAATATAGCTGGACTATGATTCATATAGCAAATGCAGTTAACTTTTGTATTATACACTCTCTTTGTGCATCTGGAAAGAACCATACACAGTTCATAAAACAACGCAAGAGCACGGGCTTTGTGGAAGTAAAAATGAGCCCTCAGCCAAGTTCAcctctaatttctttttcagaaagactGGAGCATCTTTTCCCATGCATTTCATCAGGTTTTGCAGTATAAAGATGTCTCCGATACTTGGGATTCGCTGCTCCGCTAGTAAtctgatgaagaaagaaaagcaaggccTTCAGATGGTTTCCTTGTTTCAGCAGAAACTGGTACGTACCCCCATTCTCCCTCACTGATATACTCCCAAGTTACAGCTGTTATTCCCTGCTCGTCTCCTGCCTACTTTTTGCAAGGCTGGCACAACTTTACATGATGTTGCTGCAGCACAGATGTTTACCCATATGGAAATAATTACATTGGTATAAATATATGGTTTCTTCATGTTTCCTGATACATAAGTGTTGTCCCTGACATATTCTGAACACTAGGGTCACCTGCCCAGACTACAGGTGACCATGCAGATGCGAGTGCTGTTAAGCCTCATGGAATTAAcacttttctgcagaaaacattgCACGtttttatcatagaatcatctagatGGAGACAAGTTCTGAAACAGACTGGAAACTTGGGAATGGACATTGACAATGACCTGGAgcaagtgaggaaaaaaaaatgaacaagctGTGCTGTGAGCTGCAGGAACAGAAAGGGGTATCACAGAACAGAGGAATCATAAGTATGTGATGAAGGAGTTTCTGTTTTCCCCTGCTTTCCACCAACCTACAAGAACTGCGTTCCCGAGCTTACAGGACAACCTGCTCTTTCTGTATCACTAGCACGTCCGCCTTTTCAAAGCAGGACCTGACTTGGGACCAAAAGTACTAATCTATTTCAAGTTTTGTGACAGCCTCTGTAAAAACAAGCTCATGGGTGTAAGCAGGTCAGTTCCCCACATACATCTCATCAGTCTAGAGAAAATCATTAAAACCAGAGAAGTTATTCTGATAAAACACTAGACAGAAGGCTTTGCTGTATAAAAAGATGAAGTCAAAACTTGTTTTCATTGTAATTTTTCCTTACTAAACTCAAAGGAAATAGTCCCTGGCTTTTGAACAGCATTTTTCATCATGTTAAATCAAAATAGTTAATGAATTAAGCTAGCCTTATTACCTCCTTTTTACACACAGGTAAAACAGAGGCATAGATATGCAAAGGGACTTGACCAACATCACAAAAAAACAGTGGTAGCAATGCAGTCAGAATACGTATCAGCTGCAGAGTGGTCTAGCTTCCTATGCCATCAGAAGCCTTTCTGCTTGAAACCGCAAAGACGATGCCAAAAATCACTGTTATGTACAGCTGTTATCTCATGTAATCATCTAAATCCTAAAACCAAAATGTCTTTTATGCACAGATATTCCCTCCATGACTTACATAAGACATACATTCatacaatatttaaatatcaaaaacacgtgaaaaatgtatttttctcactGTAATCCAGCTTGAAGAGCGCTCACATTCTTGTCTTTATCCAGCCCTGCTAAAGTAGTTGCCAAAACCGAGATACACCGGTTATCAAGTTGATTGAGCTTTTCCTGTTAAAGAGTTTCACAATGTTAGATTACTTCAGACCAGTAaaaatttcagagaagaaaactgaCCACTCTTAACTTCCACCTGCCATCCTGCCTTCCCCCCGAGAAGTCAATTCCTAAGACTCCATTGTCCTACAAGGTCTCCCATCAGCCACATTTAGTTGATTTGAAAAGGGTaatgatttttctgttaaatcCATGTGAAATCAGCCAGTGGTTTCAAAAATTGAAGAAACTATAATTACACACGGATTAACTAAGGGAGCCCAATTTCCAATGAAGATCAGATTAAACCAGGGATGTAATCCAAATCTCTCTGATGTTGGGCAGCCTCCCAAAACTAACCCTGACACTTCAGCCCAAACTTTGAAGAGAGATTTTCATACTCACCTGGCATACCCTCAACAGCGTCTGGACTAGGAGAGTGTTCTGAGGAACACCGAGGTTCACCACAGCATGCAGACTGAACACCAGGTCAGCCCGTGTCATCCTTCTGGAGTCTCGCAGCAGGTGCTGACAAAGCTTGACAAAGGCTGGGTGCTCAAAGATCAGCTGCTTCTCGTAACGCTGCTGGTCTTCAGACAGGCTTTTGAGGAGTCTCCATACTGTAGTTAAACAGTTTGTGTAGTGCTTAATGGAAACAGCAGACTCTGAAGCCAAATCCAGCACATCGCTAGGACAGGTGCATTTCCGGAGACTACTAAAGAATTGTTCGTTATGATCCAGAAGAGGCTTCGCCTTGAAGCCCTCAGAATCATCCTCCAAGTTTTTCAATTCCAAGGAGCTCTGGGGAGCCTGCTCGCTCCCCATAGCCTCCGTACTCTTCTCTGGTTGTATTTCGTCACCTGTGCTAAAAACATCTGCCTTTTGAGATAGAAACCGAAGAGATGACCCACgtggagagggaaaaatatttagaaaggaTTTTCTGAAGTTCACATTTTCCAGGGGATCCTTGTGCCCGCCAATccatgaaatgtgttttcttgtgGTGGCTGAGTACTTGGGAGCGAGCACAGGACCGCACCTACGCAAGCACCTGACTGTGTTCAACAAGTTACTTATcttattattcatttttgtgAGCGTCTCACGAACGAATTTGACGTGCCAACTCAAGACAGGGGACCCGACGAAATTCCTCCTGCGGAAACCAGCCTGGAAAGAGAGCACGAAGTCATTTATCTGAAAGGGAAGCCATAGCTCAGCGAGCAGACCTTCAACTGTAAATCTGCAGGGAAAACATTTGGGACAAACCCCCCCGGGAGGTGCTGTGCAGGGGGGACCCTGAGGGCCGCTGCCCGGCtcgccccggccgccccccccccggcggggcgcTGGGCACCTgccccctcccgcccgccccgggCCTCCGGGCTTCGGGCGGCCGTTACCCGCCGCGCGGCTCCGCCATGCCGCCGGGCCGCCCTGCGCCAGCCTCGCGAGAGGGGACGGCGCGCGCCGAGGGCCAAGCGGCGGAGGCGGCGCGTGCAGCGCGTTGCCGCGCGACGCCCCAAGCAAGCGGCCGTTGGAGGGCGGCGCGCGCATGGCCAAGCTGGTGCTGGCGGGTGAGGCGCCTGagggggccggggtgggggggggggcgcgtggAAAGAGTCCGAAAAGTTTTGGGTTGTTCGAGTTCCCACCAGCCCTTGTCACCAAATCTGCCTTTGGGCgtgttgctgctgcttccacagGCAGGGCAAACTGCCCTCACTATGCCAAAGCGGAGCTCCTGGCTGACTACCTGCAGGCTAACTTGCCGGACTTCAGGGTTCACAAGATCACCCAGCACCCTGACGGGTGGGAGGTAAGGGACTACAAACCAAGCCGAGGTAGATAACAGTGCTCCACCTGGCAAGGAGTGTGCCTGGCTGCAGTGTCTCTCTTACTTTTCCGCATTAGCATCTTGGTACGTGGATGGAAgtgctgcaaaagcagctttgGTTATGAGCGCCAGCCTGAGAAAAGTTTCAACGTTCTCGCTGGCAGAATATGTACATAAAATGAGGGTCACACTGAAACTGTGTTTTGCTAGCAAGAAACTGAAGTTTATGTCTTATTAAGTATACGTGACTGTTCAgcctgctgttttctgtaaattttttGCATGCTGTGATTGTGTATACTTTCACAGCCATTATTTGCCGAGAGGATTTCTGGCATTCAAAGGCTTTGAATTACAACGGAAGTATAAAATTAAATCTCATATATTGGTTTACAGTGTGAGTGGGCCTTTCCAATTACTTTGCTGTATGCTCAGTTGTTCATTTTACTTTAAGTTTGTTTTACTGTAGTccatataaaaatgaaaaattgcagTATTACTTCATGAGACAGTATTGTGCTTTATAATACCCCTTATACTTTTGATTGACACCTCAGCCAATTCAACAGTAAAGTGAATGGCAATTAACCTCTTCAGCCTACCGACCCTTCTGCAGAGGTTACCTACTTCTTATCTATTTAAGGAATCCTCAAATTTCTCGCTGCTTTACAACATTTCTATATTCAGTGTTATTAAGACAATGGAGCAAAATTACAGTGGTAAAACCAAGCAGAAGTTAGTAGGACGTTTTGCTCTTTTGCTGAAATATTGCAGTATATCATCATGAATTGCTTTGTGTCAATCTGCCAATTTTTGCACACTGGTATGTGGGTAAGTTGTGAGACACTTTGTAATCATGTATTGAGAGGAAATAATAAGAATGTTACTAACTGTAACATTTAACTGTTATCATAAGTGAACAagtattaaaacttttttttttttggggggggtggggtgggtatTTACATTAGCAGTGGCTCCGTGACATTTGTGAAATGAATGGATGGGAGCACAGACGGTCTCCAATCATTTGGAGAGAACTGTTGGACCGTGGAGGGAAGGGTCTGCTTCTGGGAGGAGTTAATGATTTTCTGGAATATGCTCAGGTAATGAGCTGCTTTTTATActataaaacatgaaaatgtattttacattttcttataaTGTTGTTCTTTATTCCTCcttcaaatgtaaaataaagctATCCTAACGTTACCTTGCTGTGTTTGAGCTGTCATTTGATTAGagatcacctttttttttgttcttagcACTATTATGGCATCACCTCAATGATGTTGAGTGAGGAAATGTTAGACATTGCTGAGGAGAACCTACAGGCACATGTGGAAactgaaaaagaggaggaagagattAGAAATCTTACCAACCCTTTGCAAATCTGGATCACCAGGTGAAAGTATGAAGAGTATTTATGAAGTTTCACTCAGTTTCAGAAGAATGCATTTTTTCGCATCACATATGAGGTATAACTCTCTGAGGTTATACATGAATCCACGTAATTTGCTGATTTGAGTTAGGTTCTGCACCCTTCACTATGAGCATTCAGCATATGAATTGAAAAGTATTTCTACTTTTGTTACATTATGTTCCAGTTTAAGTGAGGGATGTGAACAGGTGTCAATGAGCTCACCAGATCACCTTGGAGGGAAAAACAGGTATTTGCAAAATCTTGTAATGCAGCTATcttacattaaatatatttggaaatatttaaatacgTAATCAATTCCTAGCAGGTCTAGCTGTAGAAATTTATGTATTTCTCTTAATCCTAACAAAATACCTAAAAAAAATTGTGGTTCTCTAAGACACTAGACTTTAAATGACAGTATAACCTGAAATGTATAGGATGGAAAAACCTTCAAATGAAAGGATTCCccaactgtttttaatttttaacatgttAAGATCAGAGAAAGACCATTAGCTTGGATCTTTTATTGCtctatttaaatataatcaAATGTAAAGGTAAGatctttgtgtttatttatgtaATACTTTGAAACGAGCAGTGTACAGTGCTTAACTATGATTTTTCGGTACCCTTCTTTTATTAGTGCATCAGCTCCTATATGCTATCAGCTGATACCTCTGTTGGCAAATGGAGAAGTGTTTGGGATGACCACAGAAATCAGTATCCATTTGCTCGACACTGACGAGTTTAAGAATGTTCTTTGTGGTATTGTAATGGAAGTGGAAGACATGGCATTCCCACTCCTCCGTGGTATTTCAGAGCACACTGAAATAGATAAGGCTTTTCTTCAAGCTGACGTTATCATTGTTCTTGATGATATCCTCTTAAAACGTGAAGTCCAGTCCCTTGAGAACTACATCAGAGAAGTGAGTGAGATCTGCCATGTGTATGCTCCCCTGATTGAGAAGAATGCAAAGAAGGGGGTCAGAGtaatttcagcaggaaaaacCTTTGTAAACCTTAAGGCGATGATGATTATCACATACGGCCCATCCATTAATCCTGAAAATGTCATTGCTGTTGCAACATCCTGGGAAACTGCAGCTAAAGCCATGCTGGCCAGGAAGCTGAATATGAATGCAGCAGGTGAATGTTTTTGTGTTCTGGGAGAATTTGGGGATTTCAGTGGATGAACTTCTTTGAGAGCACGCATTTCATAGAACAACTGATAGGCTGACTTGCCTATCAGCAGATTATTTGAGAAATTCCTGTTGCAccaatgtgttttttgttttttttttttcttttcagattgcCTTTAAGCAGTCAATATTTGCATGTACAGGACTTTAAATGAAACATTGCTGTATGCTTGTGATATGATTTGTTTTCTAACAGCTAAATATTAGGTTTTTGTCTAATACATATAACAGCATTATATTAATTAAAGTTCCTCTTATAGCTTTTGGTGAGGTTTCTTGTAATGTTATGGAGAACATTGAtgcatttttcagatgaaaacgTATCTGCAATCAAGGCAGGACACTGAACTGaagaataattcattttcaaaggGACTTCcagaggtcatctagtccaacctatATTGTGAAAgtgtttgtctttcttttaaataatttatgtatttttctctgttgcagGAGTTAAAGATGTGATTGTCTGGGGCAATATTACTGGCTGTAACTACATTGATTTGTCACATACAAAACTTTACAAATGCGACAGTGCTGTTTGGGGCCCAGCTAATTTTTCACGTCCTTTGATGAATTTGATTTATGATAGGTACTGtacaaatttgttttttaaagtaaaattaaataactttttaaaatttgtgtttATCTGAACTGTTTAATGAACATcaggaaagatttttgtttaCTGATTAGCACTGTACATAAAGAAAAACCCAAGCTGAAGTGCTGAGTCTGCGAAAGAAATTGAGTAGTTCCTAGTGCTGTATAGTCCTGACTCCCCTGCCAactttgtttatattttcctaCGTATTATGTGTGTATCATATCATGAGCAGGCTTtaagaagtaaagaaaagcCAGATAGTGACTTAGATACCTAATGTGCTTgagaaaactttgaaataatACTAAACACGTATCTGCCTCTTGAAGTACCTGAATTACATTGAACTTATGGCCTGAGGGAACTAATATTGACAATTTCCCAAAACAGGACTTGTTAACAGGTGTTAGAAGGATACATGGCATCTAGATAGCTTCTAGTGGAAAGAGAAGTATCAGAGAAAAGATGTTTGGAGTGAGTGGGCAGCAGAGGTGACGTACTCAGGCCTGGTTGCGTGGAGCTCCCACTCTGGTATAAACCTTCCAGTGTCTACTGGGTAGCCGACATTTCTATTCCATACTTGCAGAGTGCCTAGCAAAGGGGAATTACAGTTCATGGCTGGGTCCTTACATAAGAGGCAACAAATGtaaacagtaataataacaGAGTTTTGACTTGACCAAATGATATTTCATAGACAAGTAATGCCTGCTGTCATTTCTTGAGCCGCTTTTTGCCTGTACTTTCTGTCTTTAAGTGCCTTGCCTCCAGCAAAGTTTGAATAAGTTTTAACTATTATCTTCTCTTGGTTTTAGTTCTTTTATCCTCTAGAAAACTACTCTTCTTACAGTCATCTTaatagtttgttgtttttccttcttattttttttccttcttttgttggCAGCAAATGGATTCATTCAGAACTTCTGTCTGCACAGAGTTCATTGAGTTCCCGTGTCTGTTATTGTGCAGGAATGTTATCCGCTCATGCAGTAGCTACTGTACTAAGATACTGGTTTCATGGTTCTCCTCCTGGGGAGATTGTTTCTGTGGGAATACTTAGTGAAGGTAAACCTATTTTTGCTTCACATATTTTCTAATAGCTTCCTTAGAGCTTTCCCCAGTAGGTATAATgggattttttaaatcaaaattttcAAACTAGTAAACAATTGTAAATCAGATCATAATATAATAATAGGCTGAGAGTTTGTTTCAGCGTAAGAGCCTCCATATCTAAGCAGTTATGCTATCCCAAGTTTGTGATTTGATATTCACTGCTTAAAAGCATCTGTTAGGTTAATACTTTCTTGTTGCAATTTGTCTCTTAGACTTTtactttaaatgcttttcttatatatatgttttgcaCATGGAATCTTTATAATTCTTAGAGCCTAACCTATACAAGCAGGATCTTATGTAGATAGGTGGAccaataaatgaaaattttcacagCAGTCATTTAAATGTTacatgaaataaaagatttaagTTTTCCACTTTTTAAGATGTAAAACTGTTATGTGTAGATCAAACAAAAATTCAAAGTTACAGTAAAAGAGGAACCCATTGGTCCTTGAATtgtgctctgaaaaaaatcagtctctcTACTAAGATCTTGCACAGCTGCAGACTTCTGCATATTTGTAGGGCTTAATCTCAACACTGGTGAGAATGTGTTTCAGAAATAGTATGTTtgagtaatttttctttcttcttcaggtCAATTTTGCATTCCTGAAGGGATTGTCTTTTCTATGCCAGTGAGGTTCCAGAATGGTGGCTGGGAAGTCGTGACAGAATTAGAAATTAATGAAACTACACAGGAAGCTCTGGAACGCTTATCCCATGATGTGATACAGGTGATGATTTCTTGCATCTGATAGTATGCCTATTCTGCCACCTGTGGGTACATAGCAATGTAACTTTGAATACTGAGACCCTTACTACAAATGCTAGGCATGTTCAAGCTGTACATGTGTTTTTACATGTGTAAAACTGGGTGGGTATTGTGAAATAATGTAGTGTTTATATAGGGAAATGAACAGGCTATTGTTCTGTTCCCCAAAAAGGAGAtgataaaaaatgtttacataGGGAGATGTAGAATTTGCACTCTCAAGTTCTACAGGCTTTGtacaaactgaaatattaaCTTTAATTTAATGTTTCTCTATTCTGTCCTGCTAATCTTGATTTTGCATATATTGTATCCAGAGTAGTTCTACGCCAGGAAATGTATCTTTTGGGATCCTTATGGCTGTGACTCTGCAAGAATGAAGGCCAGATTTTATTATAATAAGggattttttcagaaaatgcaaaatcagcAAGCGATAATTGCATCAAGAGCTTCTTGTCCcttatgaaacagaaagaatttaATTTGTCTAAATATTATAAAACTAAGTGACTAGTCCTAGATTCCACATCCTagcatcattaaaatatttgtgatcTTCAGTCACAGTAGTAACATATACcgattattttcatttgaacgTATTTTAAGATTATGTGAGAAATTTCAGTGGCTAACAAGAATGGGTGGCATtgaaatcattattattttttaattcaggaaAAGCTCGTTGCactagagaaaataaaagaaatgcatcCATATGGACGTGATAAAATCACTACTAAAAAAGAATTGCGTCAAGGTGggttttttccccataaaagATAACACCAAGTTTTAAGTGAGAATTTAAGTAATGAATTCTAATTTGATGTCCCTTTCcattaaaatgaacataaaatcCTTCAGGGACGAACATAAGTAACAAGTGCTTGTCAGATATATCCTGACCCATGCCATAGAAAGGGGAAATCTGCATGATAGAAGCCTTATTTTGATAAATTTCTTTAGTGTCATTCACAGATtatgaatataaaaattaagcataaataatacatttagcataaaaataaaagattttgcCAACGTAAAGTACACATGACACATTTTATCTTAGAtgataattaaatataaaatctttttgaaagaaGTAACTATTATTAGAAAAGAACTTTCACCAGATACCCTACTATAAGATTTTGAAACTATTCTTTACTCTTTTTTACTCTCTGGAAATAGAACTGAATTtctaacagaggaaaaaatactgtaaattggaaaaaatactgtaaatagcAAAAGACCACTGACACAGTAAGATTTTTCCTAATAAATGCAGAATTTAATTATTCCAGTAGTTATGATCTTGAATAACTCAGACAGTAGATTCTCACTTAGATAGAAGTGTCCTTCTCTCTGCTGTCTGCTCATGTGGCATTCCTTTTCTAGAGCTGCCCCATTCTTCTTATGGCTGCTTTAAATGCTAAGCAGAGAGCCATTCCTCTGCTAGCAGCTAACTGCTTAGTTGTGACCTACTctgaagggatgaaagacacagactcctgatggctcttggaCAGGAGAcgtttattgccctttttcactactacatatacttCCCCTGTAGCCCCACACGCTGTCCTCACACCCGAATCTGTCTTACAActggttagagaccctcagacacgcgccttgagccagccagcaattggccgctgcccaaagctcatctttaacactgtagccaatttactttatctagaccttgctcaagtttttgtttctaccgcttgtttcctcattatctctaattcagggacatgtgaaacagcgcaaagccacctgcgaattcctttcccacactATTGTGACATCGGTATCAAATGCCATACTATTCAGTATTACCTACGTGCCTGGCTTATCTCCTTGCAGGTGTAACTATTTTAGGAGGTTAGCAAAAATCTGTactgtttttgatttttattttatttttttacagggATGGA from the Anser cygnoides isolate HZ-2024a breed goose chromosome 6, Taihu_goose_T2T_genome, whole genome shotgun sequence genome contains:
- the MDH1B gene encoding putative malate dehydrogenase 1B isoform X4 is translated as MAKLVLAGRANCPHYAKAELLADYLQANLPDFRVHKITQHPDGWEWLRDICEMNGWEHRRSPIIWRELLDRGGKGLLLGGVNDFLEYAQHYYGITSMMLSEEMLDIAEENLQAHVETEKEEEEIRNLTNPLQIWITSLSEGCEQVSMSSPDHLGGKNSASAPICYQLIPLLANGEVFGMTTEISIHLLDTDEFKNVLCGIVMEVEDMAFPLLRGISEHTEIDKAFLQADVIIVLDDILLKREVQSLENYIREVSEICHVYAPLIEKNAKKGVRVISAGKTFVNLKAMMIITYGPSINPENVIAVATSWETAAKAMLARKLNMNAAGVKDVIVWGNITGCNYIDLSHTKLYKCDSAVWGPANFSRPLMNLIYDSKWIHSELLSAQSSLSSRVCYCAGMLSAHAVATVLRYWFHGSPPGEIVSVGILSEGQFCIPEGIVFSMPVRFQNGGWEVVTELEINETTQEALERLSHDVIQEKLVALEKIKEMHPYGRDKITTKKELRQGMETFPAGSV
- the MDH1B gene encoding putative malate dehydrogenase 1B isoform X9, which encodes MAKLVLAGRANCPHYAKAELLADYLQANLPDFRVHKITQHPDGWEQWLRDICEMNGWEHRRSPIIWRELLDRGGKGLLLGGVNDFLEYAQHYYGITSMMLSEEMLDIAEENLQAHVETEKEEEEIRNLTNPLQIWITSASAPICYQLIPLLANGEVFGMTTEISIHLLDTDEFKNVLCGIVMEVEDMAFPLLRGISEHTEIDKAFLQADVIIVLDDILLKREVQSLENYIREVSEICHVYAPLIEKNAKKGVRVISAGKTFVNLKAMMIITYGPSINPENVIAVATSWETAAKAMLARKLNMNAAGVKDVIVWGNITGCNYIDLSHTKLYKCDSAVWGPANFSRPLMNLIYDSKWIHSELLSAQSSLSSRVCYCAGMLSAHAVATVLRYWFHGSPPGEIVSVGILSEGQFCIPEGIVFSMPVRFQNGGWEVVTELEINETTQEALERLSHDVIQEKLVALEKIKEMHPYGRDKITTKKELRQGICCEQHLFKSKTFRTVS
- the MDH1B gene encoding putative malate dehydrogenase 1B isoform X6 codes for the protein MAKLVLAGRANCPHYAKAELLADYLQANLPDFRVHKITQHPDGWEQWLRDICEMNGWEHRRSPIIWRELLDRGGKGLLLGGVNDFLEYAQHYYGITSMMLSEEMLDIAEENLQAHVETEKEEEEIRNLTNPLQIWITSASAPICYQLIPLLANGEVFGMTTEISIHLLDTDEFKNVLCGIVMEVEDMAFPLLRGISEHTEIDKAFLQADVIIVLDDILLKREVQSLENYIREVSEICHVYAPLIEKNAKKGVRVISAGKTFVNLKAMMIITYGPSINPENVIAVATSWETAAKAMLARKLNMNAAGVKDVIVWGNITGCNYIDLSHTKLYKCDSAVWGPANFSRPLMNLIYDSKWIHSELLSAQSSLSSRVCYCAGMLSAHAVATVLRYWFHGSPPGEIVSVGILSEGQFCIPEGIVFSMPVRFQNGGWEVVTELEINETTQEALERLSHDVIQEKLVALEKIKEMHPYGRDKITTKKELRQGMETFPAGSV
- the MDH1B gene encoding putative malate dehydrogenase 1B isoform X3, which gives rise to MAKLVLAGRANCPHYAKAELLADYLQANLPDFRVHKITQHPDGWEQWLRDICEMNGWEHRRSPIIWRELLDRGGKGLLLGGVNDFLEYAQHYYGITSMMLSEEMLDIAEENLQAHVETEKEEEEIRNLTNPLQIWITSLSEGCEQVSMSSPDHLGGKNSASAPICYQLIPLLANGEVFGMTTEISIHLLDTDEFKNVLCGIVMEVEDMAFPLLRGISEHTEIDKAFLQADVIIVLDDILLKREVQSLENYIREVSEICHVYAPLIEKNAKKGVRVISAGKTFVNLKAMMIITYGPSINPENVIAVATSWETAAKAMLARKLNMNAAGVKDVIVWGNITGCNYIDLSHTKLYKCDSAVWGPANFSRPLMNLIYDSKWIHSELLSAQSSLSSRVCYCAGMLSAHAVATVLRYWFHGSPPGEIVSVGILSEGQFCIPEGIVFSMPVRFQNGGWEVVTELEINETTQEALERLSHDVIQEKLVALEKIKEMHPYGRDKITTKKELRQGMETFPAGSV
- the MDH1B gene encoding putative malate dehydrogenase 1B isoform X7, translated to MAKLVLAGRANCPHYAKAELLADYLQANLPDFRVHKITQHPDGWEHYYGITSMMLSEEMLDIAEENLQAHVETEKEEEEIRNLTNPLQIWITSLSEGCEQVSMSSPDHLGGKNSASAPICYQLIPLLANGEVFGMTTEISIHLLDTDEFKNVLCGIVMEVEDMAFPLLRGISEHTEIDKAFLQADVIIVLDDILLKREVQSLENYIREVSEICHVYAPLIEKNAKKGVRVISAGKTFVNLKAMMIITYGPSINPENVIAVATSWETAAKAMLARKLNMNAAGVKDVIVWGNITGCNYIDLSHTKLYKCDSAVWGPANFSRPLMNLIYDSKWIHSELLSAQSSLSSRVCYCAGMLSAHAVATVLRYWFHGSPPGEIVSVGILSEGQFCIPEGIVFSMPVRFQNGGWEVVTELEINETTQEALERLSHDVIQEKLVALEKIKEMHPYGRDKITTKKELRQGMETFPAGSV
- the MDH1B gene encoding putative malate dehydrogenase 1B isoform X1, which codes for MNGWEHRRSPIIWRELLDRGGKGLLLGGVNDFLEYAQHYYGITSMMLSEEMLDIAEENLQAHVETEKEEEEIRNLTNPLQIWITSLSEGCEQVSMSSPDHLGGKNSASAPICYQLIPLLANGEVFGMTTEISIHLLDTDEFKNVLCGIVMEVEDMAFPLLRGISEHTEIDKAFLQADVIIVLDDILLKREVQSLENYIREVSEICHVYAPLIEKNAKKGVRVISAGKTFVNLKAMMIITYGPSINPENVIAVATSWETAAKAMLARKLNMNAAGVKDVIVWGNITGCNYIDLSHTKLYKCDSAVWGPANFSRPLMNLIYDSKWIHSELLSAQSSLSSRVCYCAGMLSAHAVATVLRYWFHGSPPGEIVSVGILSEGQFCIPEGIVFSMPVRFQNGGWEVVTELEINETTQEALERLSHDVIQEKLVALEKIKEMHPYGRDKITTKKELRQGMETFPAGSV